From a region of the Aeoliella mucimassa genome:
- a CDS encoding universal stress protein: MADFKNILVGVDLSRGDWLASADGDTPSHHACDEAIALATAAKAHSDTDTKVHFLAALDLDERTKRLLSEASDDEKTVLSRAEEALKLQAQDASRQGVTAESSVELGSPRTVLVDRAASAGHDLVLIGSRGHGLLSGMLLGSTSIALLSHCTVPVWVVKPSSTTTPKKILVSTDFSPVCNELFDYGLSLAKLFDAELHVTHVVEEASRPFLQFSQIAEDSIQQAHEHAMTDARTKLNALSARAEAAQLSKPLVVHLADGVPSNVVADQTRVLNIDLLLMGTVAWEGVPGMIVGSTAHKMLAMLECSLFTVRPPKK, encoded by the coding sequence GTGGCGGACTTCAAAAATATACTCGTAGGGGTGGATCTCTCGCGCGGCGACTGGCTTGCATCGGCCGATGGCGATACTCCCTCGCATCACGCGTGCGACGAGGCCATTGCCCTGGCCACCGCGGCTAAGGCCCACAGCGACACCGACACCAAAGTCCACTTCCTGGCGGCGCTCGACCTTGATGAGCGCACCAAGCGGCTGCTCTCCGAAGCCTCCGACGACGAAAAAACGGTGCTCAGTCGGGCCGAGGAAGCCCTGAAGCTCCAAGCGCAAGACGCCTCCAGGCAGGGCGTGACCGCGGAAAGCTCCGTGGAACTCGGCAGCCCGCGAACCGTGCTGGTCGACCGCGCGGCCTCGGCTGGGCACGATCTGGTGCTCATCGGCTCGCGCGGCCATGGCCTGCTGTCCGGCATGCTGCTCGGCAGCACGTCGATCGCCCTGCTGTCGCACTGCACAGTGCCTGTATGGGTGGTGAAGCCATCGAGCACGACCACTCCCAAGAAGATTCTCGTCAGCACCGACTTCTCCCCGGTCTGTAACGAGTTGTTCGACTACGGATTGAGCTTGGCCAAGCTGTTCGACGCCGAGCTGCACGTTACCCACGTGGTGGAAGAAGCATCGCGTCCGTTCCTGCAATTCAGTCAGATTGCCGAGGACAGCATCCAGCAAGCCCACGAGCATGCGATGACCGATGCCCGCACAAAGCTCAACGCGCTTTCGGCGCGGGCCGAAGCGGCCCAGCTCAGCAAGCCGCTTGTGGTGCACCTAGCTGATGGAGTGCCGAGCAACGTGGTGGCCGATCAAACGCGGGTGCTCAATATCGACCTGCTGCTGATGGGCACTGTCGCCTGGGAAGGCGTACCTGGCATGATCGTGGGCTCGACCGCTCACAAAATGCTGGCCATGCTCGAGTGCTCGCTGTTCACCGTGCGACCTCCAAAAAAGTAG
- the guaB gene encoding IMP dehydrogenase: protein MPEDTNAFADKFAKVGLTFDDVLIQPRFSEVVPSQVDVSTNLTKRIKLNLPLLSSPMDTVTEAQMAIGLAQEGGLGVIHKNLSIDLQTKEVDKVKRSANGIIIDPVTLPPTASVAAARATMSQSNVSGVPIVDARGKLVGILTRRDMRFLEGDDLPIADVMTKEALVTATGTVTLEEAEKILMAKKVEKLLLVDEDYRLTGLITIKDIDMMRRFPNAVKDPQGRLRVGAAVGVFDFDRVESLIAKEVDFLVVDSAHGHSGNVIETVKQIKSRFDIDVVAGNIATYEGCRDLIDAGADAVKVGIGPGSICTTRIISGIGVPQITAVSEAARAAEGTDVTIIADGGIRYSGDITKAIAAGADVVMIGGLLAGLDESPGQRVLYQGRTYKAYRGMGSLGAMVHGSKERYRQADIDDDGGNGKLVPEGVEGRVPYKGPLGAFIYQLVGGLRAGMGYCGTRTIAELRKETHFVRVTPASVRESHPHDIAITQEAPNYTTEYAGGEQS from the coding sequence ATGCCCGAAGACACCAACGCCTTTGCCGACAAGTTTGCCAAAGTTGGTTTGACGTTTGACGACGTGTTGATCCAACCCCGTTTTAGCGAAGTGGTGCCCAGCCAGGTGGATGTGAGCACCAATCTCACGAAGCGCATCAAGCTGAATCTGCCGCTGCTCTCGTCGCCAATGGATACGGTGACCGAGGCCCAGATGGCCATCGGACTGGCCCAAGAGGGGGGCCTGGGGGTGATTCACAAGAATCTGTCGATCGATCTACAGACCAAAGAGGTCGACAAGGTGAAGCGCTCAGCCAACGGCATCATCATCGATCCGGTCACGTTGCCGCCGACTGCTAGCGTTGCTGCCGCACGGGCGACGATGAGCCAATCGAACGTCTCCGGCGTGCCGATCGTCGACGCCCGCGGCAAGCTCGTAGGCATTTTAACTCGGCGAGACATGCGTTTTCTCGAAGGGGACGACTTGCCGATCGCCGACGTGATGACCAAGGAAGCGCTCGTTACGGCCACGGGGACTGTAACGCTTGAGGAAGCTGAAAAGATTTTGATGGCAAAAAAGGTCGAGAAACTTCTGCTGGTTGACGAAGATTACAGACTGACAGGCCTGATTACCATCAAAGACATCGACATGATGCGGCGCTTCCCCAATGCGGTGAAGGATCCGCAGGGGCGATTGCGGGTGGGTGCAGCCGTCGGCGTGTTCGATTTCGATCGGGTGGAGAGCCTCATTGCCAAGGAGGTCGACTTCCTGGTGGTCGACAGCGCTCACGGCCACTCGGGCAATGTGATTGAAACCGTAAAACAAATTAAGAGCCGATTTGACATCGACGTCGTCGCTGGCAACATCGCTACGTACGAGGGATGCCGCGACCTGATTGATGCGGGAGCCGATGCCGTGAAGGTGGGCATTGGACCTGGATCGATCTGCACCACGCGAATCATCTCGGGCATTGGAGTACCTCAGATCACCGCGGTCAGCGAAGCAGCCAGGGCTGCCGAAGGGACCGACGTTACCATCATTGCCGATGGCGGGATTCGATACTCAGGAGACATTACAAAAGCCATTGCTGCAGGTGCCGACGTCGTGATGATCGGCGGCCTTTTGGCCGGACTCGACGAAAGCCCAGGGCAACGGGTGTTGTACCAAGGACGCACCTACAAAGCGTATCGCGGCATGGGGTCGCTCGGCGCTATGGTGCACGGATCAAAGGAACGGTATCGCCAGGCCGACATCGACGACGATGGAGGCAACGGCAAGCTGGTTCCTGAGGGAGTAGAGGGACGCGTACCCTACAAGGGGCCGCTGGGAGCATTCATCTACCAACTGGTAGGCGGCTTGCGAGCGGGCATGGGGTACTGCGGCACCAGGACTATCGCCGAACTGCGTAAGGAAACGCATTTCGTCCGGGTCACGCCGGCAAGTGTTAGGGAGAGCCATCCGCATGACATCGCCATCACGCAAGAAGCGCCAAACTACACCACCGAATATGCCGGTGGTGAGCAAAGCTGA
- a CDS encoding ribosomal protein L7/L12 produces MPLTDETRDQITECLFAGRKIEAIKLYRDATGTGLKEAKDFVDTLSASLREEYPEKMPAEGSGCGAAVLVCAGLATASLYSWLV; encoded by the coding sequence ATGCCGCTTACCGACGAGACACGCGACCAAATCACCGAATGTTTGTTCGCCGGTCGCAAGATTGAAGCGATCAAACTGTATCGCGATGCAACCGGTACAGGGCTGAAGGAAGCCAAGGACTTTGTGGACACCCTGAGTGCTTCACTTCGCGAAGAGTATCCCGAGAAGATGCCTGCCGAGGGGAGCGGGTGTGGTGCCGCGGTGCTCGTATGTGCTGGCTTGGCCAC